A region from the Fundulus heteroclitus isolate FHET01 chromosome 22, MU-UCD_Fhet_4.1, whole genome shotgun sequence genome encodes:
- the plekha3 gene encoding pleckstrin homology domain-containing family A member 3, translated as MFAEVMEGILYKWTNYMTGWQPRWFVLEDGVISYYDSEDDVGKGSKGSIKMSVCDIKVHPTDSTRLELIIPGEQHFYVRAVNAAERQRWLVALGSSKAGTLESHKHRGSDCLKTKMSELRLYCDLLVQQVQTVQSQHTADAETPPTSEASLLSATCETFIRTLEDCMSLANQSLTPDLRPPERMKRSISHPGTYSFDRSGVLKEYVGGGQRSAQRRQRTSSDSSVYETERLLPTLNGDSSSIPEERGGSASPKTTPTDTDTDLSI; from the exons ATGTTTGCAGAAGTCATGGAGGGGATTTTATACAAGTGGACTAATTACATGACAG GCTGGCAGCCGCGCTGGTTCGTCCTAGAGGACGGCGTAATCTCGTACTACGACAGCGAGGATGACGTCGGTAAAGGCAGCAAAGGATCCATCAAGATGTCTGTGTGTGACATTAAAG TTCATCCGACAGATTCGACTCGGTTGGAGTTGATCATTCCCGGCGAGCAGCATTTCTACGTGCGAGCTGTTAACGCTGCGGAGAGGCAGAGGTGGCTGGTGGCGTTGGGATCATCCAAAGCTGGCACTCTGGAAAGCCACAAACACAGAG GTTCAGACTGTCTGAAAACCAAGATGTCTGAACTCCGTCTGTACTGTGACCTCCTCGTCCAGCAAGTCCAGACTGTCCAATCACAGCACACCGCTGATGCAGAAACTCCGCCCACTTCTGag GCCTCGCTGCTCAGCGCCACCTGTGAGACGTTCATCAGGACGTTGGAGGACTGCATGAGCCTGGCCAACCAGAGCCTGACCCCTGACCTCCGACCTCCTGAAAGG ATGAAGCGCTCCATCAGCCACCCTGGGACGTACAGCTTTGACAG GTCAGGTGTACTAAAGGAGTACGTGGgtggaggtcagaggtcagctcAGCGGAGACAGCGGACGTCCTCCGACAGCTCCGTCTATGAGACTGAAC GTCTGCTGCCCACTCTCAACGGTGACTCGTCCTCCATTCCTGAGGAGAGGGGAGGCAGCGCGAGCCCAAAGACCACACCGACGGACACAGACACCGACCTCTCCATCTGA
- the LOC105933332 gene encoding kelch-like protein 10 isoform X2 translates to MELILEYAYTSSVVVTEDNVAELLAAAARFGVEGLIQACCDFLQGKLCSKNCINTWKLADHYNFRNLKEAAYLYILQHFEEVVDVCADFLQLSVEQLADLIGKDELNVRKESFVFEAILRWVEVAPEERKGYMPTLLTKVRLLLMPADYTVDSMCKNHLVRSNIQCMNMVISAMKILRGSGLARPPTSTRLPSHVLLAIGGFEGNHVSDKIELYNVRTDRWKTVHRSKKGLPEFSGYAYLGGNIYCVGGCDGNLYLSSVLRFNLATQTWKEVGTMHKARCYVSVVVLDERIYAMGGCDKFDTFNSVERFNPDTNQWTLIAPMRERRADAGSAVLHGKVYICGGFFLDDVFSSCECYNPETNQWTYIAHMETTRTAAGVITYNDQLYVLGGYDGRRHIADVAAYDPSSKCWHTLTPMLHPCSNFGTVVLEDQLYVVGGFKDDNDQLCSKVERYDGKTKTWHPVQDLGTPRGAVNCFTVERIPHTTAFFS, encoded by the exons ATGGAGCTCATTCTGGAGTACGCCTACACCTCCTCCGTCGTGGTGACAGAGGACAACGTGGCCGAGCTGTTGGCCGCAGCAGCCCGCTTCGGCGTCGAGGGCCTCATTCAGGCCTGCTGCGACTTCCTGCAGGGGAAGCTCTGCTCCAAGAACTGCATCAACACCTGGAAGCTAGCAGACCACTACAACTTCCGTAACCTGAAGGAAGCGGCCTACCTCTACATCCTGCAACACTTTGAGGAGGTGGTGGACGTCTGTGCTGACTTCCTGCAGCTCTCCGTGGAGCAGCTGGCAGATCTGATTGGGAAGGACGAGCTGAACGTGAGAAAGGAGAGTTTTGTGTTTGAGGCCATCCTCCGCTGGGTCGAGGTTGCTCCTGAGGAACGCAAGGGTTACATGCCCACACTTTTGACTAAA GTCCGCCTGCTCCTGATGCCTGCTGATTACACGGTTGACAGTATGTGCAAAAACCATCTGGTCAGGAGCAACATACAATGCATGAACATGGTGATCAGTGCAATGAAGATCCTTCGGGGGTCCGGCTTGGCGAGACCACCGACCTCCACCCGTCTGCCCTCCCATGTGCTGCTGGCCATTGGTGGCTTTGAAGGCAATCATGTTTCTGACAAGATCGAGCTGTACAACGTGCGAACTGACCGCTGGAAGACGGTGCACAGGTCTAAGAAAGGTTTGCCAGAGTTCAGCGGCTACGCTTACCTCGGAGGCAACATCTACTGTGTCGGAGGGTGTGACGGTAATCTCTACTTGAGCAGCGTGCTACGGTTCAACCTAGCCACCCAGACTTGGAAAGAGGTGGGGACGATGCACAAAGCTCGATGCTATGTCAGCGTGGTGGTGCTCGACGAGCGCATTTATGCAATGGGAGGCTGCGACAAGTTTGATACCTTCAACTCTGTGGAGAGATTTAACCCCGACACCAATCAGTGGACCCTGATCGCACCGATGCGCGAACGCAGGGCCGATGCTGGGTCTGCAGTACTGCATGGCAAG GTGTACATTTgtgggggattttttttggaTGACGTATTTTCTTCTTGTGAGTGCTACAACCCCGAAACCAACCAGTGGACTTATATCGCACACATGGAAACCACTCGGACGGCAGCAGGCGTCATCACCTACAACGATCAGCTCTATGTG CTTGGTGGCTACGATGGCAGAAGGCACATTGCCGATGTCGCCGCTTACGACCCTTCGTCCAAATGTTGGCACACATTGACTCCCATGCTTCACCCCTGCAGCAACTTTGGGACTGTGGTGTTGGAGGACCAGCTGTATGTCGTGGGAGGCTTCAAAGACGATAATGATCAGCTGTGCTCTAAAGTGGAGCGGTACGATGGAAAGACCAAGACCTGGCACCCTGTCCAGGACCTGGGGACTCCTCGCGGTGCCGTCAACTGCTTCACGGTGGAGCGAATCCCCCACACTACCGCATTTTTCTCCTAA
- the LOC105933332 gene encoding kelch-like protein 10 isoform X1, giving the protein MSTASNNVWKEMFLEETLCDAVIRVRDADFKVHRLVLCEPSTYFRALFLSEQSAGQQVYSFPDVSRHVMELILEYAYTSSVVVTEDNVAELLAAAARFGVEGLIQACCDFLQGKLCSKNCINTWKLADHYNFRNLKEAAYLYILQHFEEVVDVCADFLQLSVEQLADLIGKDELNVRKESFVFEAILRWVEVAPEERKGYMPTLLTKVRLLLMPADYTVDSMCKNHLVRSNIQCMNMVISAMKILRGSGLARPPTSTRLPSHVLLAIGGFEGNHVSDKIELYNVRTDRWKTVHRSKKGLPEFSGYAYLGGNIYCVGGCDGNLYLSSVLRFNLATQTWKEVGTMHKARCYVSVVVLDERIYAMGGCDKFDTFNSVERFNPDTNQWTLIAPMRERRADAGSAVLHGKVYICGGFFLDDVFSSCECYNPETNQWTYIAHMETTRTAAGVITYNDQLYVLGGYDGRRHIADVAAYDPSSKCWHTLTPMLHPCSNFGTVVLEDQLYVVGGFKDDNDQLCSKVERYDGKTKTWHPVQDLGTPRGAVNCFTVERIPHTTAFFS; this is encoded by the exons atgagcACTGCTTCCAATAACGTGTGGAAGGAGATGTTTCTGGAGGAAACGCTGTGCGATGCTGTGATCAGAGTCAGAGATGCAGACTTTAAAGTTCACAGGCTCGTCCTCTGCGAGCCCAGTACATACTTCAG AGCTCTTTTCCTCAGTGAGCAGTCAGCTGGGCAGCAGGTCTACAGCTTCCCCGACGTGTCACGCCATGTCATGGAGCTCATTCTGGAGTACGCCTACACCTCCTCCGTCGTGGTGACAGAGGACAACGTGGCCGAGCTGTTGGCCGCAGCAGCCCGCTTCGGCGTCGAGGGCCTCATTCAGGCCTGCTGCGACTTCCTGCAGGGGAAGCTCTGCTCCAAGAACTGCATCAACACCTGGAAGCTAGCAGACCACTACAACTTCCGTAACCTGAAGGAAGCGGCCTACCTCTACATCCTGCAACACTTTGAGGAGGTGGTGGACGTCTGTGCTGACTTCCTGCAGCTCTCCGTGGAGCAGCTGGCAGATCTGATTGGGAAGGACGAGCTGAACGTGAGAAAGGAGAGTTTTGTGTTTGAGGCCATCCTCCGCTGGGTCGAGGTTGCTCCTGAGGAACGCAAGGGTTACATGCCCACACTTTTGACTAAA GTCCGCCTGCTCCTGATGCCTGCTGATTACACGGTTGACAGTATGTGCAAAAACCATCTGGTCAGGAGCAACATACAATGCATGAACATGGTGATCAGTGCAATGAAGATCCTTCGGGGGTCCGGCTTGGCGAGACCACCGACCTCCACCCGTCTGCCCTCCCATGTGCTGCTGGCCATTGGTGGCTTTGAAGGCAATCATGTTTCTGACAAGATCGAGCTGTACAACGTGCGAACTGACCGCTGGAAGACGGTGCACAGGTCTAAGAAAGGTTTGCCAGAGTTCAGCGGCTACGCTTACCTCGGAGGCAACATCTACTGTGTCGGAGGGTGTGACGGTAATCTCTACTTGAGCAGCGTGCTACGGTTCAACCTAGCCACCCAGACTTGGAAAGAGGTGGGGACGATGCACAAAGCTCGATGCTATGTCAGCGTGGTGGTGCTCGACGAGCGCATTTATGCAATGGGAGGCTGCGACAAGTTTGATACCTTCAACTCTGTGGAGAGATTTAACCCCGACACCAATCAGTGGACCCTGATCGCACCGATGCGCGAACGCAGGGCCGATGCTGGGTCTGCAGTACTGCATGGCAAG GTGTACATTTgtgggggattttttttggaTGACGTATTTTCTTCTTGTGAGTGCTACAACCCCGAAACCAACCAGTGGACTTATATCGCACACATGGAAACCACTCGGACGGCAGCAGGCGTCATCACCTACAACGATCAGCTCTATGTG CTTGGTGGCTACGATGGCAGAAGGCACATTGCCGATGTCGCCGCTTACGACCCTTCGTCCAAATGTTGGCACACATTGACTCCCATGCTTCACCCCTGCAGCAACTTTGGGACTGTGGTGTTGGAGGACCAGCTGTATGTCGTGGGAGGCTTCAAAGACGATAATGATCAGCTGTGCTCTAAAGTGGAGCGGTACGATGGAAAGACCAAGACCTGGCACCCTGTCCAGGACCTGGGGACTCCTCGCGGTGCCGTCAACTGCTTCACGGTGGAGCGAATCCCCCACACTACCGCATTTTTCTCCTAA